The proteins below come from a single Bombyx mori chromosome 7, ASM3026992v2 genomic window:
- the LOC101736683 gene encoding uncharacterized protein LOC101736683 isoform X1 — protein sequence MYLTLKQKLLEVPEGTAQQIQMLYGYDERKMNEAVDILEEWLKKQNHFLKKDFPRIYLETNIIGSKGSIERTKSKLDKLFALRTVLRKFYEFNDIRNEFKNLFSCSYILAMPKLTKENNRLFVLKVIGNEFFDKVPYLDYYKIMIAYVEYFRMYDYSDGYRVVIDYRDINIMNIIARLNLVEVKEFFTVILSGYGARLKGIHIISTSKAVENLLRIITPLFNPKLVARFRVHGTLESLHEVISQDMLPKELGGTGRSLKEIQDDWIDLLSSKETSEFFREINKAQVNEAYRMDDLKNEEMGLPGTFRTLSVD from the exons ATGTATTTAACGTTGAAACAAAAGCTGTTAGAAGTTCCCGAAGGCACGGCGCAGCAGATACAAATGTTGTACGGCTACGATGAAAGAAAAATGAATGAGGCCGTCGATATTCTGGAGGAATGGCTGAAGAAACAGAATCATTTCCTGAAGAAAGATTTTC CTAGAATATACTTGGAGACGAATATAATAGGAAGCAAAGGATCTATCGAGAGAACTAAATCAAAACTGGACAAGTTGTTCGCTCTCCGGACTGTTCTACGGAAGTTTTATGAATTCAATGATATCAGAAATGAGTTTAAAAACCTGTTCTCgtg TTCATACATATTAGCTATGCCTAAATTGACCAAAGAAAACAATAGACTTTTTGTACTTAAAGTGATTGGAAACGAATTCTTTGATAAAGTTCCATATTTagattattacaaaattatgatTGCG TATGTAGAATACTTCAGGATGTATGATTACTCGGACGGATACAGAGTAGTTATTGACTACAGGGATATCAACATTATGAATATAATAGCTCGCCTCAACCTGGTAGAGGTAAAAGAGTTTTTCACAGTGATTTTA TCCGGCTACGGTGCGAGGCTCAAAGGAATCCATATAATAAGTACATCGAAAGCAGTCGAGAATTTGCTGAGAATAATAACACCGTTATTCAATCCAAAATTGGTGGCCAGATTCAGAGTTCACGGAACGTTGGAGTCATTACACGAAGTAATATCTCAGGATATGTTACCAAAAGAGCTGGGAGGGACTGGACGATCGCTTAAAGAGATACAAG ATGACTGGATCGACCTATTGAGCTCGAAGGAGACCTCAGAATTCTTCCGCGAGATAAACAAAGCACAGGTCAACGAGGCGTATAGAATGGATGATTTGAAGAATGAAGAAATGGGATTGCCGGGAACTTTCAGAACATTAAGTGTTGATtaa
- the LOC101736546 gene encoding alpha-tocopherol transfer protein-like: MYLTLKQKLLEVPEGTAQQIQMLYGYDERKMNEAVDILEEWLKKQNHFLKKDIPRIYLETNIIGSKGSIERTKSKLDKLFALRTVLRKFYEFNDIRNEFKNLFSCTSMLAMPKLTKENNRLFVVKVIGNEFFDKVPYLDYYKIIIAYVEYFRMYDYSDGYRAVIDYRDINIMSIIARVNLVELKEFSTLILSGYGARLKGIHIITSSKAVENLLRIITPLFNPKLVARFRVHGTLESLHEVISQDRLPKELGGTGRSLKEIQDDWIDLLSSKETSEFFREINKAQVNEAYRMDDLKNEEMGLPGTFRTLSVD; the protein is encoded by the exons ATGTATTTAACGTTGAAACAAAAGCTGTTAGAAGTTCCCGAAGGCACGGCGCAGCAGATACAAATGTTGTACGGTTACGATGAAAGAAAAATGAATGAGGCCGTCGATATTTTGGAGGAATGGCTGAAGAAACAGAATCATTTCCTGAAGAAAGATATTC CAAGAATATACTTGGAGACGAATATAATAGGAAGCAAAGGTTCTATCGAGAGAACTAAATCAAAACTGGACAAGTTGTTCGCTCTCCGGACTGTTCTACGGAAGTTTTATGAATTCAATGATATCAGAAATGAGTTTAAAAACCTGTTCTCgtg TACAAGCATGCTAGCTATGCCTAAATTgacgaaagaaaacaatagacTTTTTGTAGTTAAAGTGATTGGAAACGAGTTCTTTGATAAAGTTCCATATTTagattattacaaaattattattgcg TATGTAGAATACTTCAGGATGTATGATTACTCGGACGGATACAGAGCAGTTATTGACTACAGGGATATCAACATTATGAGTATAATAGCTCGCGTCAACCTGGTAGAGTTAAAAGAGTTTTCCACGCTTATTTTA TCCGGCTACGGTGCGAGGCTCAAAGGAATCCATATAATAACTTCATCGAAGGCAGTCGAGAATTTGCTGAGAATAATAACACCGTTATTCAATCCAAAATTGGTGGCCAGATTCAGAGTTCACGGAACGTTGGAGTCATTACACGAAGTAATATCTCAGGATAGGTTACCAAAAGAGCTGGGAGGGACTGGACGATCGCTTAAAGAAATACAAG ATGACTGGATCGACCTGTTGAGCTCGAAGGAGACCTCAGAATTCTTCCGCGAGATAAACAAAGCACAGGTCAACGAGGCGTATAGAATGGATGATTTGAAGAATGAAGAAATGGGATTGCCGGGAACTTTCAGAACATTAAGTGTTGATtga
- the LOC101736683 gene encoding uncharacterized protein LOC101736683 isoform X2: protein MYLTLKQKLLEVPEGTAQQIQMLYGYDERKMNEAVDILEEWLKKQNHFLKKDFPRIYLETNIIGSKGSIERTKSKLDKLFALRTVLRKFYEFNDIRNEFKNLFSCSYILAMPKLTKENNRLFVLKVIGNEFFDKVPYLDYYKIMIAYVEYFRMYDYSDGYRVVIDYRDINIMNIIARLNLVESGYGARLKGIHIISTSKAVENLLRIITPLFNPKLVARFRVHGTLESLHEVISQDMLPKELGGTGRSLKEIQDDWIDLLSSKETSEFFREINKAQVNEAYRMDDLKNEEMGLPGTFRTLSVD, encoded by the exons ATGTATTTAACGTTGAAACAAAAGCTGTTAGAAGTTCCCGAAGGCACGGCGCAGCAGATACAAATGTTGTACGGCTACGATGAAAGAAAAATGAATGAGGCCGTCGATATTCTGGAGGAATGGCTGAAGAAACAGAATCATTTCCTGAAGAAAGATTTTC CTAGAATATACTTGGAGACGAATATAATAGGAAGCAAAGGATCTATCGAGAGAACTAAATCAAAACTGGACAAGTTGTTCGCTCTCCGGACTGTTCTACGGAAGTTTTATGAATTCAATGATATCAGAAATGAGTTTAAAAACCTGTTCTCgtg TTCATACATATTAGCTATGCCTAAATTGACCAAAGAAAACAATAGACTTTTTGTACTTAAAGTGATTGGAAACGAATTCTTTGATAAAGTTCCATATTTagattattacaaaattatgatTGCG TATGTAGAATACTTCAGGATGTATGATTACTCGGACGGATACAGAGTAGTTATTGACTACAGGGATATCAACATTATGAATATAATAGCTCGCCTCAACCTGGTAGAG TCCGGCTACGGTGCGAGGCTCAAAGGAATCCATATAATAAGTACATCGAAAGCAGTCGAGAATTTGCTGAGAATAATAACACCGTTATTCAATCCAAAATTGGTGGCCAGATTCAGAGTTCACGGAACGTTGGAGTCATTACACGAAGTAATATCTCAGGATATGTTACCAAAAGAGCTGGGAGGGACTGGACGATCGCTTAAAGAGATACAAG ATGACTGGATCGACCTATTGAGCTCGAAGGAGACCTCAGAATTCTTCCGCGAGATAAACAAAGCACAGGTCAACGAGGCGTATAGAATGGATGATTTGAAGAATGAAGAAATGGGATTGCCGGGAACTTTCAGAACATTAAGTGTTGATtaa